Below is a window of Andreesenia angusta DNA.
ATACAAAATCCGCTCGAACCAATGTCCGAGGACTTGTCTCCGAGATTCGTGTACACTACGATACCGGGCATTGACCCTATAACTGTCGCAATTGCAAAATCCTTGGCTTTTACATTTGTAAGGCCTGCACTGTAGCTCACGACTTTAAACGGAAACATCGGTATCAGCCTGAGTATCAGTATCAAGAAAAATCCGTTCACCTTGTTGTTCTTGCCCTTGAAAGCAGATATATCTTTTGCATACTTCTGAACGAAATCCTTGCCTACATACCTGGATATGTAGAAGGATATCATTCCCCCTAGAAGAGAACCTATAGAAGTAAGTACTGTTCCCCAACCCAATCCGAAGGCCATGCCTCCCGCTATAACTATCAATGAGTCTGGAAAAAGCAATAGTGGCAACAGAGTAAGCAGCACTACGTAGACTATTGGCCCTAAGCTGCCCTTGCTGTCTATAAACGACCTTATATCCGATATTCCTATATTTTTAACCGCATCTGTCTTATTCATAAAAAACATGCACACCATAAATGCCACAAATAACCCCAATGCTATTTTAACTTTTTTATCAGATTTCAATTTTCTCACCTCTTCCAATTGCTCAGTGCAAATCGATTAGCCCACTTAGCTATGAGCTTGCTTTCTTCAAAGCTCAAGCCGCTGTAGTCTCCAAATAGAAAATCCAGTACGTGGACTGACTTCATACCCTGCTTCTTAAAAGACTCTGTGCACTCCTGGCAGTAAGTCACTATCTGCTTTGACTTGGACTCACCACATCTTCTCTTCATATGGCTTTCCGCTATATCTTTTTGGGATATGCTGACCATAGCTCCTGCTCCGCAGCAAAGTGTCTCTCTTTTATTTAAATCCATCTCATGATAACCTATGCCCATTTTGGTCAAAATGCTTCTAACAGATTCGTGTATATCTTCGTCGGTCCTGCTTGGGCATGGGTCGTGAATTGTGGGGTCTATTGCAAGGCTTGAGTAGTCTAAGCCTAAATCCTCCACCACCTCAAGCTCATCTAGCACAGTCCAGAGAGACTTCACCTCTACGTTTTCAAGCGATTCATCCAATGTCTTGTAGCAGTTTATACATCCGGCCACAACTGTCTTAACTCCTGTTTTATTTAGTTCACTCTGTATCTTCTCTATATTGCCCTTGAACTTTTCGTCTTTACCCATATACCTAGTAGGCTTGCCACAGCAGTGAGTCATTATGTCGCAGCCATTTAGCTTTGCATCCAGGTAAGAGTTGACTTTCAATACCTCGCTTGATTTTGCACCCATAAGTGCACATCCTGGAAAGAAAACAGTTGACTTGTCGTTTTTAAGGCTTTTAGAGAAAAGCTTGGAAAAGCTCAGTCTCTGATGAAGCTCCACTCCCCCAAGATTGAGGTCCTTGGGAAGCTTCCCTCCAGACAGCTGTTCTAAGTCCTCTCTACATCTAAAGAACAGTTCATTGAAGCTGACATCTACGGGGCATACTTCCTCGCAGTATCCGCAGAGCATACATGAGTATGGTAGCTCTTTGCTGAACTGCTTTTCTATATACAATTCATCCAGCAGTTCTTTTGGATTTTCACAGAATTTATCCAGCATAGGACAACCGACCATGCATTTCTTGCACCCTATGCATTTTTCACTTTCCTGGGCTGTGAACTCCGCTGTTTCTTCTGTCATATTATATTTTTCCATGCATTTCACCTGACTTTTCACAAAAAAAGCTGCCTTATTCGGCAACTTTCTTTTCTGATTTTTTAGTTCTGTCGTTGTATACTTTCTTTACAAGGAATATAAGCACTGTCACAGAGAAGAGTATCAGCAGTCCTGTTACAAAGAGCTTAGCTCCACCTGTCAGCATTCCTCCTACGTAAGAGTACACTATAGTGGCCGGTAGCTGTCCCAGCCCTGTAGCCCATAGGAAAGAGAACAGGCTCATAGCCGTCAGTCCTGCCCCGTAGCTTACAAAGTCAAATGAAACAAAAGGCAGAAGTCTAGCTATCAGTATCGCATATCTTCCGTATCTGTCGAAGAAGGCATCCACTTCTTTTACCGCCGTCTTTGTAGTCAGCTTTTCAACTGTCTCTCTTCCAAATATTCTGGCTATATAGAAACAGAGCACCGCTCCTACCATCGCACTTGACCACGAAAGAAGCGCTCCCCACTTCCATCCAAATAGTGCCGCATTAGAGAAAGTGATTAAAAAGGCCGGAAGCGGCGCTGCAACCGATTGAAACACCATCAGCAAGAAAGAGATTATTGGGGCCCAAACTCCAAATGAAAGAATGTACTCCTTTATCTTGTCTAAATCCAAGCTTGAAAGCACACTGGCGAACTCATTTATAGTCCTGTTTACTGGCGCTACAAAAAAGTATACCAATGCCAACAATATTACAACACCTATTTTGGCAATTGTAGTTTTTTTGATATTCATCTTATCATTCCTCAACTATTATTTTATTTTCACTTCTAAAATTCAACTTAAAAGGCTATTGCCATAACTCTAGCAATAACCTTTTGTCTTTATCAGTAACCTCTAGCCTTCCTTTTTTTGTTTTTCAGGGCAATTATCAGCACAGCCGTATTTGCTATTAAAGCCACTGGTACAATCCAAAATGATATGGCTTTTATACTCGTTCCAAACTCTATCATCAGATCTTTAAACAAGTAGATTATCCGACTCGACCTTCCCGTAGCCATTGATACTACCAAGAGCAGTCCCTCTAGGGCAAAGAACACCCAGTAGCGATTCACCTTCTTGAATAGACCTACTATGACTCCTATAACTGTACCTGCCACAATGAAATTAGCTAAGTTTATTCTCATCTCTACCCATACACTAAATCCCAAAAAGAAAGACGCCATCAAACCTAAAACAAATCCACATAGTCCGAAGTAAAGGACGTTTTCCAGTTTACTTTTCATCTAAACTATTTTGCAACTTTAAAAGTCACTGCCACTAGTGTTCCGTCCTCAGGAAGAACGTCTTTATTTCCTGTAAACACTACTTCATCTCTCTTCTCAACAGCCCCATAAGTGTATGTTGCATTGCTGACTATTCCAACTGGACAGCTATCAAGACACATTATACATCCTGTTTGATTCTCTTCTGAAGCTTTAAGGTTCCCTCCGAAACGCATCTCTATCGGCTTTCCGTTGCTGTCGTTTATAACTTCGTCTATTTTATACTCTTTGTCGGCACCTTCCCAAGTAAAAGTAGTCTCTATAGCGTCTCCCTCTACGTTGGTTTCAGCTGCAGTGTCCTTGAACATGTTGTTTCCTGCAGTAGCTCCTATTTCTATCAGTCCGTTGTAGAAGTCTATTTGATCTCCTAGTCCTGTGAATATGGACTTACTTCCAAACTTTCCTCCCTCGTATACGACTGCATGACGAGTTCCCTCTTCTAGATATTTTCCGTTCACCTTAGAAAGTACAGTCACAGTGCCCGCTTCTTTGTCCACTTTTATTGGTTTTTCAACTGAAACCCCGTTTATCTCTGAACTTGCTTCACTTCCGTTGCTCTCGCTTTTATTCTCATTTTTGCTTGTTTCTGTTCCACCACTACTACATGCCGCCAAAAGAAGTGTTGCAGAAAGGCATGCTACTCCCAGTACTCTAAAAAATCTTTTCATTATGAATCATTCCTCCTACTTAATATATAGTTTTAAAATCTTCCTCATCTAGTCAAAATTTTATCATACAAAGCAAATATAGACTATCCCAATAGGTCATGTTCTGATATCGATATTCTCTATCATTTTATCTTTAACTATAGTCTTTTTCTATGCATCTTGTGTAATATGAGCTTGAATCAGCTTTCCGCCTTCAAGCTCAAGTATTTCTTTGGCGCATTTTGCCCACTTTTCATTATGAGTTACAAACACCACAGCCTTTCCTTCCTCTGAAAGTTCCTTGAATATCTTCATGACCTCCATACTCCAGTGATCATCTAGATCGTTTGTAGGCTCATCTGCCAGTATCAATTCTGGATTCCTTATAAGTGCACCAGCTATCATAGCTCTTCTCTTCTGGCCGCCACTTAGCTCCTGTGGAAGATGATTTCTGTAGTCACTTAGCCCAAGCCTCTCCAGTAGACTCTCTAGCCTAGCTCTCTCTTCTTCTCCAAATTTTTTTCTGTTTATCGTGCTTATAAACTTCAGGTTCTCCTCTAGCGTCAGCGCTTTTATAAGATTAGCTTCTTGAAAAATATATCCTATGAAGTTGCCCCTGATTTCTGTCAGCTCATCGTCAGTCTTTCGAGATATAGGCTCGCCCATGTAGTATATCTCCCCTTCTGCTATCTTTAGCAAGCTCCCTATGGCGTACATAAGCGTGCTTTTTCCAACTCCTGACGGCCCCTGTATGCATATAAAGTCGCCTCTGTTTATGGAGTAGCTTATTCCGTCAACAGGGTATATCTTTTCTCCAAGGTCATAGTATTTTCTTATATTCTCCAGTCTGCACAGCTCTTGCATATTACATGTCCCCCTTTGAAATGGCCTCTTGAGGCTCCAGCCTTGAAGACATAAGAGCAGGGTATATAGCTGAAGCTATTCCTATTATCAAAGACAGCCCAATCCCTACAGCTGCATTTTTGACTGCTATCATCATGTCCCACTCTCCTGATGGCAGAACCATTATCTCTGAAACCGTATTGTATAGAGGACTCGTCAAAGCGACTCCGCCTAAAGCTCCTACAATCCCTCCTACAGCTGCTATCATCAAAGCCTCTGTAAGAATCAGCCTCACTATCTTAGATTTCTTCAGCCCCACTGCATGCAGGTAGCCTATCTCTTTCTTTCTTTCGCTCGCCATGGAGTTGAACCTCGCCGCTAGTGCCAACGACGAAGTGAATATAAGCGCCAAGCTGAATCCTCCCAGTATCTTGGACACTGTTTTTATCTGATTTGAAAGCTTGGATATATTGTCTGCTGTAGATATCACCTGTGCGTCAATCTCATTTGACTTTATCTTTCTCATCATATTCCTTGGATCTACTCCGTCTTTTGTTTTTATGAGTATAGATGAAACCAACTGATCTGTGTCTCTTCCATCGAATATATTGTCTGGATTCATTCTTGTGGCCAGGTCCCTGGCCTCTTCTATGTCCATAAATATAGACTCGTCAATGCTGCTTCCTGTCCTGTAAATATCCCCAACAATACTGTACTCTTTATTGAATATCATGACTTTGCTTTCCAAGGCTCTCTCTACTCTTCCACCTATCAAAATTTGATTTTTAGAAAGTCTTTCGACGTTGAAGTCGTTGAACCAAGGCTTCAGTATAAAGTCGGTATTTTGATTTATCCCCACTATTCTCTGCTCTTTTTCATAGCCGCAGCACCCTGTATTCGCCAATGTCTTTATGAAGAACTGCTCTGTTATGCTCTCCACATCCTCCATCGGAATCTTTCCCTTTATTACATCCTTGTCCATATATTCAAGCATGGGGACTCCTGTAAACATAGTCTCTATTTCATTTACATTCGCTTCATTTGGAAGTATCACAATATCTGCTCCCATCCTATCTGCACTTAGCTTTATTCCAGATTCAACTGTTGAATAAAGTGAAAATACAAGTGTAAATATAGCTATAGTTATGGAGACTATTACACCTGATACAAGTGACTTTCCGAACCTCCTCGTCACATTTAAATAAGCCAGTCTAGTTAAATTCATTGTTCCTCCTAGTTTGCTAAATTTTAATCTATCTGATTTCACAAAACTAATTATACCATAGTGAAACTTTCTTTCGATTCTCTAGATAGACTATGACTATTTTATTATTAAATAATACATCTTATTTTTATTTGTTTTTTCTATGCAATTACATCTCCTTTTGTCGGCTCCCCACTTGAAATGGTTTGCCTTTTGCTATACTATTTACCGGTAAGAAAAAAGGAGGGTTTGTTTTGAAAAAGGATTTGTCTAAAATAATTTCTTTTGTTTTAATAGCGCTTGGATTAATCTCGATAGGATCTGTCTTTATATGGGCTCCCGTCTGTGGCGATTTAATTCCTCTAGCTAGTGGGAAAATGGTTCCTATGAAATGCCACTACACCGGTCAAGCTGCTCTGCTGCTTTCTATACTCCTTATAGTAAGCGCAGTTGAGTCTTTGGTGAAAAAATCTCTAAGACCTTGGACTGTCATGGCCATTGGTGCAATGCTGTTTTCTCTTTCATTTGACTCCGTGATAGGGATATGCATGAAAGAGTCTATGTCTTGTCATAGCACCGCCCTATGGATAAAGGTTGTTGGAGCTTTATCTGTGCTATGTGGATTAGTCGACTTATTCAGCAAAACAAAGCAGGTTAAAAACTAAAAACCTTGATTCGGAAACATAAAACGTTTCCGAATCAAGGTTTTTTATCTACAATCTTTTCTCTGCTGTTCCGAACATCCTCCCGAACATCCAGGACACGAATTGTTCTTCATACTGTTTACCGACCTGTATGCTCCATATCCAACTATCCCAAAGAATACAGCTCCTATAACTACACTAGCCATCATATCGCTCACTCCTTATTTAGTAGCGTGTGCATAAACTCCTACCGACTTGTCTTTTCGCTTTATGAGGTAAGTCACTACCCCAACCACAATCACCAATACTACAAGCGAAGCCACAAATCCATTTGCCAGCTCTCCGTATAGAATAATCGTACCAAGCTGGTTTACTACCATGGCTACAGTATATCCAACTGCAAGCTGGAATAGCACAGCCCTTCCAAACCATTTGTTGCTTCCTATCTCTGACTTTA
It encodes the following:
- a CDS encoding TVP38/TMEM64 family protein; translated protein: MRKLKSDKKVKIALGLFVAFMVCMFFMNKTDAVKNIGISDIRSFIDSKGSLGPIVYVVLLTLLPLLLFPDSLIVIAGGMAFGLGWGTVLTSIGSLLGGMISFYISRYVGKDFVQKYAKDISAFKGKNNKVNGFFLILILRLIPMFPFKVVSYSAGLTNVKAKDFAIATVIGSMPGIVVYTNLGDKSSDIGSSGFCISIALLIALTVGSIFVKKRLERKDEAS
- a CDS encoding (Fe-S)-binding protein gives rise to the protein MEKYNMTEETAEFTAQESEKCIGCKKCMVGCPMLDKFCENPKELLDELYIEKQFSKELPYSCMLCGYCEEVCPVDVSFNELFFRCREDLEQLSGGKLPKDLNLGGVELHQRLSFSKLFSKSLKNDKSTVFFPGCALMGAKSSEVLKVNSYLDAKLNGCDIMTHCCGKPTRYMGKDEKFKGNIEKIQSELNKTGVKTVVAGCINCYKTLDESLENVEVKSLWTVLDELEVVEDLGLDYSSLAIDPTIHDPCPSRTDEDIHESVRSILTKMGIGYHEMDLNKRETLCCGAGAMVSISQKDIAESHMKRRCGESKSKQIVTYCQECTESFKKQGMKSVHVLDFLFGDYSGLSFEESKLIAKWANRFALSNWKR
- a CDS encoding TVP38/TMEM64 family protein — protein: MNIKKTTIAKIGVVILLALVYFFVAPVNRTINEFASVLSSLDLDKIKEYILSFGVWAPIISFLLMVFQSVAAPLPAFLITFSNAALFGWKWGALLSWSSAMVGAVLCFYIARIFGRETVEKLTTKTAVKEVDAFFDRYGRYAILIARLLPFVSFDFVSYGAGLTAMSLFSFLWATGLGQLPATIVYSYVGGMLTGGAKLFVTGLLILFSVTVLIFLVKKVYNDRTKKSEKKVAE
- a CDS encoding YdjY domain-containing protein, giving the protein MKRFFRVLGVACLSATLLLAACSSGGTETSKNENKSESNGSEASSEINGVSVEKPIKVDKEAGTVTVLSKVNGKYLEEGTRHAVVYEGGKFGSKSIFTGLGDQIDFYNGLIEIGATAGNNMFKDTAAETNVEGDAIETTFTWEGADKEYKIDEVINDSNGKPIEMRFGGNLKASEENQTGCIMCLDSCPVGIVSNATYTYGAVEKRDEVVFTGNKDVLPEDGTLVAVTFKVAK
- a CDS encoding ABC transporter ATP-binding protein; the protein is MQELCRLENIRKYYDLGEKIYPVDGISYSINRGDFICIQGPSGVGKSTLMYAIGSLLKIAEGEIYYMGEPISRKTDDELTEIRGNFIGYIFQEANLIKALTLEENLKFISTINRKKFGEEERARLESLLERLGLSDYRNHLPQELSGGQKRRAMIAGALIRNPELILADEPTNDLDDHWSMEVMKIFKELSEEGKAVVFVTHNEKWAKCAKEILELEGGKLIQAHITQDA
- a CDS encoding ABC transporter permease, encoding MNLTRLAYLNVTRRFGKSLVSGVIVSITIAIFTLVFSLYSTVESGIKLSADRMGADIVILPNEANVNEIETMFTGVPMLEYMDKDVIKGKIPMEDVESITEQFFIKTLANTGCCGYEKEQRIVGINQNTDFILKPWFNDFNVERLSKNQILIGGRVERALESKVMIFNKEYSIVGDIYRTGSSIDESIFMDIEEARDLATRMNPDNIFDGRDTDQLVSSILIKTKDGVDPRNMMRKIKSNEIDAQVISTADNISKLSNQIKTVSKILGGFSLALIFTSSLALAARFNSMASERKKEIGYLHAVGLKKSKIVRLILTEALMIAAVGGIVGALGGVALTSPLYNTVSEIMVLPSGEWDMMIAVKNAAVGIGLSLIIGIASAIYPALMSSRLEPQEAISKGDM
- a CDS encoding DUF4418 family protein, with amino-acid sequence MKKDLSKIISFVLIALGLISIGSVFIWAPVCGDLIPLASGKMVPMKCHYTGQAALLLSILLIVSAVESLVKKSLRPWTVMAIGAMLFSLSFDSVIGICMKESMSCHSTALWIKVVGALSVLCGLVDLFSKTKQVKN
- a CDS encoding FeoB-associated Cys-rich membrane protein, producing MMASVVIGAVFFGIVGYGAYRSVNSMKNNSCPGCSGGCSEQQRKDCR